A stretch of the Oscillatoria sp. FACHB-1407 genome encodes the following:
- a CDS encoding amidohydrolase, with product MTTNILNNTQADLILFNGRIATQDDRRSFAEAVAIKGDRFLVVGTEKEVMATRGDQTQVIDLRHRTVIPGLNDSHLHLIRGGLNYNLELRWDGVPSLADGLRMLKEQAERTPSPQWVRVVGGWSEFQFAERRLPTLEEINQAAPDTPVFVLHLYDRALLNRAALKTVGYTKDTPQPIGGEIQRDSNGNPTGMLIARPNAMILYATLAQGPKLPYEYQVNSTRHFMREMNRLGITSAIDAGGGFQNYPEDYQVIEDLHKQGLLTVRVAYNLFTQHPKQEREDFANWVTLTKPGNGDDLYRMNGAGEMLVFSAADFEDFLEPRPDLAESLETELTGVVSLLAENHWSFRLHATYDESIDRFLNVFEEVNREIPFNGLHWFFDHAETISDRNIERVKALGGGIAVQHRMAFQGDYFIDRYGKQAAERTPPIARMLELDVPVGAGTDATRVASYNPFVSLYWMVSGKTVGGTTLYPEANRLARMEALRLYTVGSSWFSSEEGKKGAIVPGQLADLAVLTDDYFSISEERIKSLESVLTIVGGKVVYATKEFKDFDPPSVPVLPEWSPIATYGGYYSRPPVTVGALASHICTAICAWFHQPAHKSNCRTGETALNTTGSLSSFWSGTGCDCFAF from the coding sequence ATGACAACCAATATCCTGAACAACACTCAAGCGGATCTGATTCTGTTTAACGGACGAATTGCAACTCAAGACGATCGCCGCTCTTTTGCTGAAGCCGTTGCCATCAAAGGCGATCGCTTTCTGGTGGTCGGGACTGAAAAAGAAGTGATGGCAACGAGAGGTGATCAGACACAAGTGATTGATCTACGTCATCGCACCGTCATTCCCGGATTAAACGACTCTCACCTGCACTTAATTCGGGGTGGACTCAACTACAACCTGGAACTGCGCTGGGATGGCGTTCCATCCCTTGCCGATGGCTTACGAATGCTGAAAGAGCAGGCAGAGCGGACTCCAAGCCCGCAATGGGTTCGCGTCGTGGGCGGTTGGTCAGAGTTTCAATTTGCCGAACGACGGTTGCCCACACTGGAAGAGATTAACCAGGCTGCACCTGATACACCTGTGTTTGTGCTGCATTTGTACGATCGCGCTCTACTCAATCGGGCAGCGTTGAAAACTGTGGGCTACACCAAAGATACCCCCCAACCCATCGGTGGTGAAATTCAACGAGATAGCAATGGCAACCCTACCGGAATGCTGATTGCCCGTCCTAATGCCATGATTCTCTATGCAACCCTGGCACAAGGGCCGAAGTTACCCTATGAGTATCAAGTCAACTCCACGCGCCACTTCATGCGCGAGATGAATCGGTTGGGCATTACCAGTGCGATCGATGCGGGGGGTGGCTTTCAGAATTATCCGGAAGACTATCAGGTGATTGAAGACTTGCACAAACAGGGACTACTCACCGTCCGCGTTGCCTACAATCTATTCACCCAGCACCCCAAACAAGAACGGGAGGATTTTGCCAACTGGGTCACACTGACCAAACCGGGTAATGGAGATGACCTCTACCGAATGAATGGGGCAGGCGAAATGCTTGTCTTTTCTGCCGCTGACTTTGAGGACTTCCTGGAACCCCGTCCAGATTTGGCAGAATCACTGGAGACCGAATTAACAGGGGTTGTGTCACTGTTGGCAGAAAACCATTGGTCATTCCGGTTACACGCTACCTATGATGAGTCAATCGATCGCTTCTTAAACGTCTTTGAGGAAGTGAATCGGGAGATTCCCTTTAATGGCCTGCACTGGTTCTTTGATCATGCCGAAACCATCAGCGATCGCAATATTGAACGAGTCAAAGCGTTAGGGGGTGGTATTGCTGTACAACATCGCATGGCATTTCAAGGGGATTATTTTATCGATCGCTACGGCAAACAAGCGGCTGAACGCACCCCCCCGATCGCTCGCATGTTGGAACTGGATGTACCAGTTGGAGCCGGGACGGATGCCACTCGTGTTGCCAGCTATAATCCCTTCGTCTCCCTCTACTGGATGGTGAGCGGTAAGACCGTTGGTGGCACGACTCTATATCCCGAAGCAAATCGGCTCGCTCGCATGGAAGCGTTGCGGCTCTATACCGTGGGCAGCAGTTGGTTTTCGTCAGAAGAAGGCAAGAAAGGGGCGATCGTTCCCGGTCAACTGGCAGACTTAGCTGTCCTAACTGATGATTACTTTTCCATCTCAGAAGAGCGAATAAAAAGTCTGGAGTCGGTACTGACGATTGTCGGTGGCAAGGTGGTTTATGCCACTAAAGAGTTCAAAGACTTCGATCCACCCTCCGTTCCTGTACTGCCTGAGTGGTCACCGATCGCAACCTACGGAGGTTATTATTCTCGCCCACCCGTCACGGTTGGTGCGCTGGCTTCCCATATCTGCACCGCAATCTGTGCTTGGTTTCATCAGCCTGCTCACAAATCTAACTGCCGCACTGGAGAAACAGCATTAAATACAACGGGTTCCCTCTCTAGCTTTTGGAGTGGAACGGGATGTGATTGTTTTGCGTTTTAA
- a CDS encoding pentapeptide repeat-containing protein → MPSPSSRFKVLSRFRTPLVIAAVAIAVLTVLFQVGKQFEWTGFGEDETTTTVKSPVSATPDANGYVERTVTITPQSGKTLWDILSLIGVPASLALLGWWLQKLQEQRLAKQAEQEKEIAQQEKEIAQAHQNEEALQGFIDWLSQLLIEKNLIAIATKVQDQIKISKTRLEPDVTTPTAVVNPLPSAVTEAEQELLDAARDLIRARTLSIFRRLGDDLKHKAAAIKFLADSNVIERVGLDLGAIDLSGIDLRGANLRNINLERANLSHANLSHTNLSYAYLSRANLTHTVLNHTDLTGANFRLTNLSNTNLTGANLTDAYLRETDLTGANLTDAKLRSAHFSDANLSNANLSNADLSKAHLLHAQNLTIIQLRSALLCQTRLPEQYSVLCDYDCEKLRLKALSEFKEL, encoded by the coding sequence ATGCCCTCCCCTTCCTCCAGATTCAAGGTTCTATCCAGGTTCAGAACACCACTCGTAATTGCAGCAGTAGCGATCGCCGTTCTAACAGTCCTGTTTCAAGTGGGTAAACAGTTTGAATGGACAGGCTTTGGGGAAGATGAGACAACCACAACAGTTAAATCGCCGGTCTCAGCTACACCCGATGCTAATGGATATGTTGAGAGGACGGTTACAATCACACCTCAATCGGGTAAAACGCTGTGGGACATCCTCAGTTTGATTGGAGTCCCTGCATCTTTAGCATTACTGGGGTGGTGGTTACAGAAGTTGCAAGAACAACGCTTAGCAAAACAGGCAGAGCAAGAAAAGGAGATAGCCCAGCAGGAGAAGGAGATTGCACAGGCTCATCAGAATGAAGAAGCATTGCAAGGTTTTATTGACTGGCTCTCTCAATTGCTGATTGAAAAGAACCTAATTGCGATCGCCACAAAGGTTCAAGATCAAATCAAGATTAGTAAAACTAGACTAGAACCAGATGTAACCACCCCAACAGCAGTAGTTAACCCGTTACCGAGTGCAGTTACCGAAGCAGAGCAGGAGCTGTTAGATGCCGCTAGAGATCTTATTAGAGCTAGAACCTTATCGATCTTCAGACGGCTAGGAGATGATTTAAAACATAAAGCAGCAGCTATCAAGTTTCTAGCAGATTCCAATGTGATTGAAAGGGTGGGGCTAGATCTGGGCGCGATTGATTTGAGTGGAATTGACCTGAGAGGAGCCAACCTGAGGAACATTAACTTGGAGAGAGCTAACCTCAGCCATGCCAATCTCAGCCATACAAACCTCAGCTATGCCTACCTCAGCCGTGCCAATCTCACTCATACTGTCCTCAACCATACTGACCTCACAGGTGCCAACTTCAGACTGACCAACCTCAGCAATACCAATCTCACAGGTGCTAACCTCACAGACGCCTACCTCAGAGAGACCGACCTCACAGGTGCCAACCTCACAGATGCCAAGCTTAGAAGTGCCCACTTTAGTGATGCTAACCTGAGTAATGCCAACCTGAGCAATGCCGACCTCAGCAAAGCTCATCTCCTCCATGCTCAAAATTTGACAATAATACAATTAAGAAGTGCTCTTCTCTGCCAAACTCGATTACCAGAGCAATACAGTGTACTCTGTGATTACGATTGTGAGAAGTTGAGATTGAAGGCATTATCAGAATTTAAAGAGCTTTGA
- a CDS encoding antibiotic biosynthesis monooxygenase, with product MLKESLIGTDEESDQVTAVISHLIRSGREQGYEEWLHGITQAAQKFKGHLGISVIRPREHVHPEYVVIVRFDHYHHLKQWMESDVRREWVERLQPLVEKPEAIQTLTGLETWFTLSDKPLKPPPPRYKMFLVTWLGVFITLAILSRLLAPLLSRLPLLLSQLIITGLVVCCLTYLLMPQLTKLFRKWLYPQL from the coding sequence ATGTTGAAAGAATCACTCATTGGCACTGATGAAGAAAGCGATCAGGTGACTGCCGTTATTTCCCATCTCATTCGATCGGGGCGGGAGCAGGGATATGAGGAATGGCTGCACGGCATTACCCAGGCAGCGCAGAAATTTAAAGGGCATTTGGGAATTAGCGTGATTCGACCCCGCGAGCATGTTCATCCTGAGTATGTAGTAATTGTTCGATTTGATCACTATCACCATCTCAAACAGTGGATGGAGTCAGATGTGCGGCGCGAATGGGTGGAACGATTACAGCCTTTGGTTGAAAAGCCAGAAGCCATACAAACGCTGACAGGCTTAGAAACCTGGTTCACACTCTCTGACAAACCGTTAAAACCCCCACCTCCCCGTTACAAGATGTTTCTGGTGACATGGCTGGGAGTTTTCATTACTTTGGCAATTCTCAGTCGTTTACTAGCACCGTTATTGTCCAGGCTGCCTCTACTACTCAGCCAGTTGATCATCACTGGATTGGTCGTCTGTTGTCTCACTTACCTGCTGATGCCGCAACTCACAAAGCTGTTTCGCAAATGGCTATACCCACAGCTTTAA
- a CDS encoding MFS transporter, whose translation MAIAQPTPSSAWAPLRQPLFRALWIAAIASNIGTWMQNVGAAWLMTSLTPSPLLVALLQATTSLPVFLVGLPAGAIADIVDRRQLLLWTQGWMLVAAAGLTVLSWLDLVNAWTLLAFTFALGLGSAMNAPVWQAIIPELVPKSDLAAAVALNGVAFNAARAVGPAIAGLLVAAAGPSAVFLLNALSFLGVMGVIYRWQRPPRTSTLPTERTIGAIRAGVRYLRHAPSLQAVLIRGGVFICCGSALWALLPVVVRQELGLDAVHYGVLLGCMGLGAVIGAALLPKIRQIFSLNHQIMVATIMFAMATIALAYVREFWGLCLFMVAAGVAWVNLLSVLNVAAQTVVPQWVQARALGMYQLVFQGGMALSSIFWGAIAARTSIAIALLFAGLGLLVGLTASVRYRLRSGEQLDLAPALHWAEPTVVVELRPDDGPVLVTLEYYINPDEAQAFRQTMQMLGEVRQRDGAIYWGVCCDLADPSRYLETFVVESWSEHLRQHNRVTHADLEIEQQVRSFHLSKTPPKVSHLIYNY comes from the coding sequence ATGGCAATTGCTCAGCCAACCCCCTCTTCTGCATGGGCACCGCTCCGGCAACCGCTGTTTCGGGCACTGTGGATTGCTGCGATCGCATCCAACATCGGCACCTGGATGCAGAATGTGGGAGCCGCTTGGTTAATGACTTCATTAACCCCATCGCCGCTGCTGGTTGCACTGCTGCAAGCCACAACCAGCCTTCCTGTGTTTCTGGTGGGATTGCCTGCTGGGGCGATCGCCGATATTGTCGATCGTCGCCAGCTATTGCTCTGGACTCAAGGCTGGATGCTGGTGGCAGCCGCCGGGCTCACTGTCCTATCCTGGTTAGATTTGGTCAATGCCTGGACACTTCTAGCCTTCACCTTTGCGTTGGGATTGGGGTCAGCGATGAACGCTCCCGTTTGGCAAGCCATTATCCCCGAATTGGTTCCCAAATCTGACCTGGCGGCAGCAGTCGCACTCAATGGAGTGGCATTTAACGCAGCCAGAGCGGTTGGGCCTGCAATCGCGGGATTGCTCGTTGCTGCCGCTGGACCCAGTGCCGTATTCCTGCTCAATGCGCTTTCATTCCTGGGTGTCATGGGTGTAATTTACCGCTGGCAGCGTCCGCCACGCACCAGCACGCTGCCAACTGAGCGAACCATCGGCGCGATTCGAGCCGGAGTTCGCTATTTGCGCCATGCCCCATCCCTACAAGCAGTATTAATTCGAGGTGGAGTGTTTATCTGCTGTGGTAGTGCATTGTGGGCTTTGTTGCCTGTTGTAGTGCGGCAGGAGTTGGGATTGGATGCCGTTCATTATGGAGTCTTGTTAGGCTGCATGGGGTTAGGAGCGGTGATTGGGGCAGCCCTCCTGCCTAAAATTCGCCAAATCTTCTCCCTCAACCACCAAATCATGGTGGCGACGATCATGTTTGCGATGGCTACAATTGCGCTGGCATATGTGCGAGAGTTTTGGGGGCTGTGCCTTTTCATGGTGGCAGCGGGCGTTGCCTGGGTAAATCTCCTGTCCGTTCTCAACGTTGCGGCTCAAACGGTTGTTCCCCAATGGGTGCAGGCACGCGCTCTGGGAATGTATCAGCTTGTGTTTCAGGGTGGCATGGCATTGAGCAGCATTTTTTGGGGCGCAATAGCAGCCCGAACCAGCATTGCGATCGCTCTGTTATTTGCTGGATTGGGACTCTTGGTAGGATTGACCGCCAGCGTTCGCTATCGCCTCAGATCTGGAGAACAGTTAGATCTCGCTCCCGCATTGCATTGGGCAGAGCCAACGGTGGTTGTCGAACTACGTCCGGATGATGGCCCGGTTTTGGTGACGTTGGAATATTACATCAACCCTGACGAAGCACAAGCATTTCGTCAGACAATGCAGATGCTGGGAGAAGTGCGGCAACGAGATGGAGCCATTTACTGGGGCGTGTGTTGTGATCTGGCAGATCCAAGCCGTTATTTAGAGACATTTGTGGTGGAATCCTGGTCAGAACATCTACGCCAGCACAATCGCGTCACCCATGCTGACCTGGAAATTGAACAACAAGTGCGATCGTTTCACTTGAGCAAGACACCCCCGAAAGTATCCCACCTCATCTACAACTACTAG
- a CDS encoding IS630 family transposase (programmed frameshift) produces MDELTEFIQSNPDPRELKRALAVQMVLQEYTYFAIRDVLQVSVGFISKWKQAYEIQGVAGLALEHQGSVGYLDNEQRQAVIDWLKAKNYWNLNELQQHLEAVYDVVFASKQSYYELFSAAGISWKKTQKRNPKADPQAVEKKTQEITDWLEQHRHQISSGELVVFFQDECHLLWGDLCGYVWGKTSERIEVPMSNERQKQTYYGAFNILSHKFFVQAFEQGNSEFTIAFLQALLAECPESRIALIWDGASYHRSQAVKDYLASVNQGLQESEWRITCIRFAPNDPRQNPVEDIWLQAKRFIREFYHLCQSFSTVKWLFEFVTHRQTFNFPKASMYGLFS; encoded by the exons ATGGACGAACTAACTGAGTTTATCCAAAGCAATCCAGATCCACGTGAATTGAAACGGGCACTTGCGGTGCAAATGGTGTTACAAGAATACACCTACTTTGCAATCCGAGATGTCTTACAGGTATCTGTTGGTTTCATTAGTAAATGGAAGCAAGCCTATGAAATACAAGGTGTTGCTGGATTAGCGCTCGAGCATCAAGGTTCAGTCGGTTATCTCGATAACGAGCAACGACAAGCGGTGATTGATTGGCTTAAGGCAAAGAACTACTGGAATCTGAACGAACTACAGCAGCACCTTGAGGCGGTCTACGACGTGGTGTTTGCTTCCAAGCAGAGCTATTACGAGTTGTTTTCAGCCGCTGGTATTAGCTGGAAGAAGACTCAGAAGCGCAATCCGAAAGCAGACCCCCAAGCGGTAGAGAAAAAAAC ACAGGAAATCACAGATTGGTTGGAACAACACCGTCACCAGATTAGTTCGGGTGAGTTAGTCGTCTTTTTTCAGGATGAATGTCATCTCCTGTGGGGAGATTTGTGCGGTTATGTCTGGGGCAAAACGAGCGAACGGATTGAAGTACCGATGAGCAATGAACGCCAGAAGCAGACCTACTATGGAGCCTTCAATATCTTGAGCCACAAGTTTTTCGTTCAGGCTTTCGAGCAAGGGAATTCTGAGTTCACCATTGCCTTCTTGCAAGCCCTGCTAGCGGAGTGTCCTGAATCCCGAATTGCTTTGATATGGGATGGAGCAAGCTATCATCGCTCTCAGGCTGTCAAAGACTATCTAGCCTCCGTAAATCAAGGGTTACAAGAGTCTGAGTGGAGGATTACTTGCATTCGCTTTGCCCCCAATGACCCTCGTCAAAACCCCGTTGAGGATATTTGGTTGCAGGCAAAGCGATTTATTCGAGAGTTCTATCATCTGTGCCAATCCTTCTCGACTGTGAAATGGTTATTTGAGTTTGTCACCCATCGTCAGACATTTAATTTTCCCAAGGCTTCTATGTACGGCCTATTTTCATGA
- a CDS encoding hydrolase, which yields MTIHSLLTPENSTVILIDHQPQMTFGVTSIDRQTLINNTVGLAKAAKIFNVPTILTTVETKSFSGYMWPQLLELFPDQTPIERTSMNSWGDAKFVAEVERIGRKKLVMAALWTEVCLVFPAIQAMEAGYEVYAVVDASGGTSQVAHDAAIQRIVQAGAVPVTWQQVLLEYQRDWAHRETYDAVMGLVKEHSGAYGVGVEYAYTMVHGAPPSNEKVHALTHA from the coding sequence ATGACGATTCACAGCCTGTTAACGCCAGAGAACTCCACCGTCATCTTGATCGACCATCAACCGCAAATGACCTTTGGAGTCACTAGTATCGATCGCCAAACCCTGATTAACAACACTGTGGGTTTGGCAAAAGCAGCCAAAATTTTCAACGTGCCTACGATTCTCACCACCGTTGAAACCAAAAGCTTCAGTGGTTATATGTGGCCCCAACTGTTAGAACTCTTTCCCGACCAAACGCCGATCGAGCGCACTAGCATGAACTCCTGGGGAGATGCCAAATTTGTGGCAGAAGTCGAACGCATCGGGCGCAAAAAACTGGTTATGGCAGCCCTATGGACAGAAGTTTGTTTGGTATTTCCGGCAATTCAGGCAATGGAAGCAGGTTATGAAGTGTATGCCGTCGTTGATGCGTCTGGGGGAACCAGCCAAGTTGCTCATGATGCTGCCATTCAACGGATTGTTCAAGCTGGAGCAGTACCTGTGACCTGGCAACAAGTATTGCTAGAGTACCAGCGCGATTGGGCACATAGAGAAACCTACGATGCTGTTATGGGTTTAGTCAAGGAACACTCTGGTGCATACGGGGTGGGTGTGGAGTATGCCTACACGATGGTACATGGCGCACCTCCCAGTAATGAAAAAGTCCATGCCTTGACTCATGCGTAG
- a CDS encoding endonuclease/exonuclease/phosphatase family protein: protein MPLRILSWNCRRASASNPLWKYLLELSPDIALLQEVSALPTGVSESYQVRSVVPLTKAGGQQRFHSVMLVRGAIAEPVLLRSGIEWVDTELQRFAGNLLSFRVAVDGFMPLTVVGVYSPPWPVARDRLIGQDLSLVKLTQNPDVWVTDLLVAALRQRSEDGSEWVVAGDFNACESFDSWKGGPRGNREWLDRMATIGFTDCLRQYQGALTPTYRKPGTLLPHAQLDYLFVTSGLTAKLRACATGDLERVYGSQLSDHLPVIADFSEPVPQQIQV, encoded by the coding sequence ATGCCGCTTCGGATTCTCAGTTGGAATTGTCGCCGCGCGTCTGCATCAAACCCGTTATGGAAATATCTCCTTGAACTATCACCCGATATTGCTCTATTGCAGGAAGTCTCAGCACTTCCTACTGGGGTGTCCGAGTCCTACCAAGTGCGCTCAGTTGTACCGTTGACAAAAGCGGGTGGGCAGCAACGCTTCCATTCAGTAATGCTGGTACGTGGGGCGATCGCTGAGCCTGTTCTCCTTCGATCTGGAATTGAGTGGGTCGATACAGAACTTCAACGCTTTGCAGGTAACTTACTCTCATTTAGGGTTGCAGTAGATGGTTTTATGCCATTAACCGTTGTAGGGGTGTACTCGCCTCCCTGGCCTGTGGCACGAGATCGGCTGATTGGACAGGATCTGAGCCTGGTGAAGCTCACGCAAAACCCAGATGTTTGGGTTACAGACTTGCTCGTGGCAGCCCTTCGTCAGCGTAGTGAAGATGGATCTGAGTGGGTTGTGGCTGGTGACTTTAATGCCTGTGAGTCTTTTGATAGCTGGAAGGGTGGTCCGCGTGGCAACCGGGAGTGGCTCGATCGCATGGCAACAATCGGCTTCACAGATTGCTTGCGGCAATACCAGGGAGCACTGACACCAACGTACCGAAAACCGGGTACCCTCCTTCCTCACGCACAACTGGACTACTTGTTTGTAACTTCCGGTCTTACGGCAAAACTAAGGGCTTGTGCAACAGGTGATCTGGAGCGAGTGTATGGCTCTCAACTAAGTGATCATCTGCCAGTCATCGCAGACTTCTCAGAACCTGTACCTCAACAGATTCAGGTCTAA
- a CDS encoding XapX domain protein: MAGFVKDIGMALLGGWIVGVIFAGMKLIPPVPPLLGLIGAAGVLIGGFCYELIVKFVFKS; the protein is encoded by the coding sequence ATGGCAGGATTTGTCAAAGATATTGGTATGGCGTTATTAGGAGGCTGGATTGTTGGCGTGATTTTTGCTGGCATGAAACTCATTCCTCCTGTGCCGCCACTGTTGGGATTAATTGGAGCCGCAGGAGTATTGATTGGTGGCTTTTGCTATGAACTGATTGTCAAATTTGTGTTCAAATCTTAG
- a CDS encoding excalibur calcium-binding domain-containing protein, with product MPPLDLNCSDFKTQAEAQRMLNRDRRDPHRLDGDRDGLACESLP from the coding sequence ATGCCCCCACTGGATCTCAATTGCTCTGACTTTAAAACTCAAGCAGAAGCCCAGCGGATGTTGAACCGCGATCGCCGTGACCCCCACAGGTTAGATGGCGATCGCGATGGCTTAGCTTGTGAGAGCTTACCTTGA
- a CDS encoding EamA family transporter, protein MLDLSTDTTTKRFSSSSLGLVAILFTVLFWAIAANVAYDLFTAGVNPLELAGASAMIATFGLAILHSFFGRGQTQKMHWKQFVLGLVLVCLIGADYIAIQQLPVAIAIVLLFTAPILVVLWTSFASRHAPSRLVAIALILSMTGVVLVSKLLESNLDQVNWFGIGVGLTTAIFFAAYIVLSEQLSGSGAAIDILLKTYAVASLFWLAYLFTQGLPLMLLTPDNFPKVLFVGIAGNLMPYLLFLWSIQRVQAERAAIVATLEPFVAAILAWTWFSQTLTILQIIGGVLIIVAVTTLQLKSAPPDQIHS, encoded by the coding sequence ATGTTGGATCTATCAACCGACACAACAACTAAACGCTTTTCTTCCAGTTCTTTGGGACTAGTGGCAATCTTGTTTACTGTCCTGTTTTGGGCGATCGCCGCTAATGTTGCCTACGATTTGTTCACTGCTGGAGTCAACCCCCTGGAGCTAGCTGGGGCCAGTGCCATGATTGCTACCTTTGGGCTAGCCATTTTACACAGCTTCTTTGGGCGTGGACAAACTCAAAAAATGCACTGGAAACAATTTGTCCTGGGATTGGTACTCGTCTGTTTAATTGGTGCCGATTACATCGCTATTCAGCAACTTCCTGTTGCGATCGCAATTGTGCTGCTATTTACGGCTCCAATTTTGGTGGTTTTGTGGACATCCTTTGCTTCGCGCCATGCCCCATCTCGACTAGTTGCCATTGCTTTGATTCTCTCGATGACTGGAGTTGTTTTAGTCTCCAAGCTTCTGGAAAGTAATCTGGATCAGGTCAATTGGTTTGGCATTGGAGTTGGGCTAACAACGGCAATCTTCTTTGCGGCTTACATTGTTTTAAGTGAGCAACTGAGTGGTTCAGGAGCAGCGATCGACATTCTTTTAAAAACCTATGCAGTAGCAAGTTTGTTCTGGTTAGCCTATCTGTTCACACAGGGATTGCCATTGATGTTGCTGACACCAGACAATTTCCCCAAAGTACTGTTTGTCGGCATCGCTGGCAACCTGATGCCTTACTTACTGTTTCTTTGGAGCATTCAACGAGTTCAAGCAGAACGAGCAGCGATCGTTGCCACATTAGAGCCATTTGTAGCCGCAATTTTGGCATGGACATGGTTTAGTCAAACCCTGACGATCCTGCAAATCATTGGGGGAGTCTTGATCATTGTTGCAGTCACTACCTTGCAACTAAAATCCGCTCCACCAGACCAGATTCATTCTTAG
- a CDS encoding DoxX family protein, which yields MQVYNVSQYLPPLVSGFAAWGLLSLRLAWGTALIQHGWLKVKHPLDWMDIEARKHSGFPGYLQAIAAFTIFLGGIAMMVGLFTPIAASTLAGMMAVALLLHLMNGLPFIKQIPDAPGDSYEASLVYLAIALLFLLVGAGNLSLDALLFYPH from the coding sequence ATGCAAGTTTACAACGTCTCCCAATACCTTCCTCCATTAGTAAGCGGTTTCGCCGCGTGGGGACTTTTAAGTCTACGACTAGCTTGGGGAACCGCCTTAATCCAACATGGCTGGCTTAAGGTAAAACATCCACTCGATTGGATGGATATTGAAGCCAGAAAGCATTCAGGATTTCCTGGCTACCTGCAAGCGATCGCCGCTTTTACAATATTTTTGGGTGGAATTGCCATGATGGTTGGATTATTCACTCCTATCGCGGCGAGTACGCTAGCAGGGATGATGGCAGTTGCCCTCCTCCTACACCTGATGAACGGACTGCCATTTATTAAGCAAATCCCCGATGCACCCGGAGACTCTTACGAAGCATCGCTAGTCTATCTGGCGATTGCCCTGCTATTTCTGCTGGTAGGTGCTGGTAATCTCTCATTGGACGCTTTGTTGTTCTACCCCCATTAA
- a CDS encoding alpha/beta hydrolase, with amino-acid sequence MKSLRRAIRFWMIASIVAIAIAFVTPLNHSITIAQEPMFRDLITGVAIDDQLDPQARAILEAAAQSGGLPAEFDAKRRAFDALFADLGGTPETIHQIEDASVPGPNGDIPIRIYRPKADKLPVIIYTHGGGFEKGSLDSHDRALRLLANRSGCTFVSVAYRLTPEHKFPTQTDDAFAVLNWVYDNADTLNVDGDRLAVAGDSVGGNLAAVNAIRARDAGRVQVRYQALFYPVTDVTLSSDSWRSFAEGPWLTRDYEMNALNNQYLPAGHDPKDPLVSPLYANVQDLPPAFVADAQFDGYRDEGQAYAGKLKDAGIPVIAKVYPGVIHDFLLMTGKLDVSMTLVEDAASALREIFNTTSAA; translated from the coding sequence ATGAAAAGCTTACGTCGTGCCATTCGTTTCTGGATGATTGCAAGTATTGTTGCCATTGCGATCGCGTTCGTCACACCGCTTAATCATTCAATCACTATTGCACAGGAGCCTATGTTTAGAGATCTCATCACTGGAGTTGCGATCGATGATCAACTCGATCCTCAAGCCAGAGCTATACTAGAAGCCGCCGCCCAATCGGGTGGGTTGCCTGCTGAATTTGACGCGAAACGCAGAGCTTTTGATGCTCTATTTGCCGATCTTGGTGGCACACCAGAAACTATCCACCAGATTGAAGATGCTTCTGTCCCTGGTCCAAATGGTGACATTCCCATCCGGATTTACCGTCCTAAAGCTGATAAGCTTCCAGTCATCATCTACACCCATGGCGGTGGTTTTGAGAAAGGAAGCCTTGATAGTCATGATCGTGCCCTCCGATTACTGGCAAATCGCTCAGGTTGCACCTTCGTTTCAGTAGCGTATCGCCTTACGCCTGAACACAAATTCCCAACCCAAACAGATGATGCCTTTGCTGTGTTGAATTGGGTCTATGACAATGCTGATACACTCAATGTTGATGGCGATCGCTTAGCCGTTGCTGGTGATAGCGTAGGTGGCAATTTAGCAGCAGTAAATGCAATTCGAGCGCGAGATGCCGGACGGGTGCAAGTGAGGTATCAAGCGTTGTTTTACCCCGTTACCGATGTCACCCTCAGTTCTGATTCGTGGCGATCGTTTGCCGAAGGTCCCTGGCTGACTCGTGACTACGAGATGAATGCCTTAAACAACCAATACTTACCTGCGGGGCATGATCCTAAAGATCCACTTGTTTCGCCCTTGTATGCCAACGTTCAAGACTTGCCACCTGCCTTTGTCGCCGATGCCCAATTTGATGGCTACCGCGACGAAGGACAGGCATATGCCGGAAAGCTGAAGGATGCAGGTATTCCAGTGATCGCCAAGGTTTACCCAGGTGTTATTCACGACTTCTTATTAATGACAGGCAAGTTAGATGTTTCCATGACTTTGGTTGAAGATGCAGCCTCAGCTCTGCGTGAGATTTTCAACACAACGAGCGCAGCTTAG